Below is a genomic region from Dyella jiangningensis.
GGCTCATCCCGCAGAGGATTAGCGCGAGCAGTGCACCGACGCCGGCCGGCGGCAGCGTGGAGATGATGGTCAGCGGGTGGATGTAGCTCTCGTACAGCACGCCCAGCACGATGTAGATCACCACGATCGAGGCGATCAGCAGCAGCACTTCATTGGTCAGCGAGGTGGAGAACTCCGCCGCCTTGCCGATGAACTGGCCACGCACCTGCGGCGGGAAGTTCAGGTTCTGCTCCACATCGTGGATCGCCTTCACCGCTTCGGACAGCGAGTAGCCCGGTGCGAGGTTGAAGGAGATGGTCACCGCCGGCAGCTGCTGCTGATGGCTCACCACCAGCGGTGCGTTGGTCACTTCGGACGTGGCCAGCGAGGCCAGCGGAATGGTGCCGCCCGCGCCGATCACCACGCCGGTGTTGGCCACGCCAAGGCCGGTCGAGGTCGAGGAATTGCTCGACGCCACCTGGCCGAAGCTGGTCGCATTGCTGCCGGTCAGCGCGCCGCTGCCGTTGCTCTTCACCGTGAGCTGGTTGAGCAGCGCGGTGCTGGAACGGAACTGCGGCGCCACCTCCAGCACCACGCGGTACTGGTTGAGCTGGGTGAAGATGGTCGAGATCTGGCGCTGGCCGAACGAGTCGTACAGCGTGTCGTCGATGGTCTGCACCGGCACGCCGAGGCGGCTGGCCTTCTCGCGGTCGATGGTGAGCTTGAGCGAGGTGCCCTGGTCGGCGAGGTTGTTGTCCACGTCAGCCAGTTCCGCACGCTCGCGCAGTGCCTGCGTCATCTGCGTGGCGTACTTGGAGAGCTCCTCGGAACTCACGTCGGACATCGAGTACTGGTACTCGGTGGCCGCCACGCGGCTGTCCAGCGTCACGTCCTGCACGGGCTTCAAGTACAGCGCCACGCCCGGAATGTCGGCCGCTTCCTGCTGCAGGCGCTTGACCACTTCGTCGAGGCCGTCGCGGTCGCCGCGGTCCTTCAGCACGATGCTGAGCTGGCCCTGGTTGAGCGTCGGGTTGATGGAACCCGCACCGATGAAGGCGGCCACGCCGGTCACCGCCTTGTCACGCCGCAGCGCTTCGGCCACGGCCTTGGTGCGCTGTTCCATCTGCGGGAAGGCCACGTTCTGGTCCGCCGCGACGACGCCGGTGATGAGGCCGGTGTCCTGCTCGGGCAGCAGGCCCTTGGGAATGATGATGTAGAGGAAGATGGTGACCGCGACGGTGGCGCCGGCGATCAGCACGGTGAAGCGCTGGTGGCCGAGCACCCAGTCCAGCGAACTCTCGTACACGCCGACCAGGCGCGACCACCAGGTCTTCTTGCCGGCGGCGGCGTGGCGCTCGTGCGCGTCGTCGCCTTCGGGCAACGCATCGGGCTTGAGCAGGTAGGCGCACATCATCGGCGTCAGCGTCAACGACACCAGCATCGAGATCGCCACCGCGATGGTCAGCACCCAGGCGAACTCGTGGAACAGGCGACCGGTGACGCCGGGCATCAGCAGCAGCGGCAGGAATACGGCGATCAGCGACACGGTCAGCGACAGCACCGTGAAGCCGATTTCCTTCGCGCCGATCTCGGCCGCTTCCTTGCCGTCCTTGCCCTGCTCGATGTAGCGCACGATGTTCTCGATCATCACGATCGCGTCGTCGACCACGAAGCCGGTCGCGACGGTCAGCGCCATCAGCGAGAGGTTGTCCAGCGAGATGCCGGTGAAGGCCATCACGCCGAACGTGCCCATCAGCGAGAGCGGCACCGCGACCGACGGGATCACCGTGGCCCACAGGCGGCGCAGGAACACGAAGATCACCGCCACCACCAGGCAGATGGTGAGGATCAGGGTGAACTGCACGTCCTCCACCGAGGCGCGGATGGTGATGGTGCGGTCGGCGAACACGTCCAGATGGACGTCCGCCGGCAGCACGGCCTGCAGCTGCGGCAGGATGTTGCGGATCTGCTGCACCGTCTGCACGATGTTCGCGCCCGGCTGGCGACGGATGTCGAGCAGCACCGCGGGCTTGCCGTTGGCCCAGGCGGCGAGCTGGTCGTTCTCCACGCCATCGACCACGTTCGCCACGTCGGACAGGCGCACCGGCGCGTTGTTCTTGTACGAGATGATGGTGTTCTTGTATTCGGCCGCATCGACCAGCTGGTCGTTGGTGCCGATGCTGTAGGACTGCGTCGCGCCGTTGAGCGTGCCCTTGGGCGCGTTGACGTTGGCCTCGGTGAGCGCGCTGCGCACGTCCTCCATGGTGAGGCCGAGGTTTGCCAGCTGCGACGGATTCACCTGCACGCGCACCGCGGGGCGCACGTTGCCGGCGATCGACACCAGGCCCACGCCCTGCACCTGCGACAGCTTCTGCGCGAGGATCGAGTCGGCGTAGTTGTTCACTTCGCGCAGTGGCAGGCTGTCCGAAGTGAGCTTGAGCGTGATGATCGGCGCGTCGGCCGGGTTAACGCGGTTGTACACCGGCGGATACGGCAGGGTTGCCGGCAGCGTGCCGCGCGCCTGGTTGATGGCCGCCTGCACGTCCTGCGCCGCGATGTCGATGTCACGATCCATCGCGAACTGCAGCACGATGGTGGACAGGCCCGCCGACGAGTCGGAGGTCATCATGGTGAGGCCGGAGATCTGGCCGAAGTTGCGCTCCAGCGGCGTGGTGACCAGCGACGCCATGGTGGACGCGCTCGCACCCGGATACTGCGTGGTGACCACCAGGCTGGGTGCGTCGATCTCGGGCAGCGCCGACACCGGCAGCTCGCGATAGCCGAGGATGCCGAGCAGCAGCACCGCCACCATCAGCAGCGATGTAGCGATCGGTCGGCGAATGAAGAGTGTGGAGAAGCCCATGGGTTAGCCGTCGATGTGTGTGGCGAGCGCCAATCCCGCGGCGCCTCGTGTTGTTGCTGCAGGGGTCAGGGACGCATGGCAGGCGCGCATGCCTGCGCCGCCCTGCCACCGGGACGACTGGCGATCGCGCTTGTCGCGTCTTCGCCAGCCATGCCTCGTCCCGCGCCTCGCGTCATCAGCCGCCGCGGCGACCGCCCTGCTTCTGCGCGTTCTTCTTGGCCTTGTCCATCTCGGCCGGCGTCGGCGCGGCCGGCACTTCGCCCGGCTTGAGCGCCTTGACCTTGCTGCCCGGCTTGAGGCGGAACTGGCCCTCGGTGACCACGCGGTCGTTGAGCGCCAGGCCCGAGCCGATCATCACGTGGCTGTCGCCCACTTCGCCGGCGACCTTCACCGGGTTCATCTTGACCGTGTCGTCCTGCTGCACGAGGTACACGTAGTCGCCATCCGGACCGCGCTGCACCGCCTGCGACGGAATCACCAGGCCGCCGGTCACCGTGCGCACCTTCAGGCGGACGTTGACGAACTGGCCCGGCCACAGGTCGCCCTTGGCGTTCTGGAAGATCGAACGCAGCTTGAAGGTGCCGGTGGTGGTGTCGATCTGGTTGTCGACGACGTTGAGCACGCCATCGTCGGCGATGGTATGCGCGTCGGCGCGATCCAGCGCCAGCACGCTCAGCGGGTCGCCACCGGCGGCGGCCTTGCGCACCATCTCCAGGTTCTGCTCGGGCAGGTTGAAGGTGACGTAGATCGGATGGATCTGGGTCAGCGTCACCACGGCCGTGGTGGTGGTCACCACGTTGCCCGGGTCCACGTTGCGGATGCCCGCGACGCCGTCGATCGGCGAGACGATGCGGGTGTAGTCGAGGTTGACCTTGGCCGAACGCACGGCAGCCTTGTCGGCGGCCACGGTGGCGGTCAGGTTGGCCACGTTGTTGCGGAAGGTGTCCATGTCCAGCTGGGCCACGTAGCCCTTGGCGACCAGCGCATCGTTGCGCTTGAGCGTGCTCTGCGCGGTCGAAAGCTGAGCCTCGTCCTGCTCCTGCTTGGCCACGGCCTGGTCATAGGCGGCCTGGAACGTACGCGGGTCGATCTGCGCCAGCAGGTCGCCCTTCTTCACTTCCTGGCCTTCCTTGAAATTGATGCTGAGCATCTGCCCGCTGACCTGCGGGTTGATGGTCACGGTATTGAGCGCCTGCACGGTGCCCAGCGCGGTGAGGTACACCGGCACGTCCTGCTTGACCACGGGCTCGACGGTGACCGGCACCGGCGTGTCCTTATCCTTGTCCTGGCCCTGGCCCTTGCGTTGACCGCTCTGCTCGCCCGCCTGGCCGCCATCGGCAGCCGGCTTGTGCAACAGACGGAAGCCCACCGCTCCCACCACGATCACGGCCACAACGACCAGCGCGATCTTCCAAAAACGCGACATGAAAAACTCCCAGAAATAGACGGCAGGCCCACCCGACCTCACCGGCGCTGCAGGAACACCTTCCCTGCGCCTGACTTTGTACGTCGGATGAAAGGATAGGGTCAGATCAACGGGAATAGACAATGCCAGTTGACATGGGTGCCCCATGACCGATGGCAGGGTTTTTACCGCGTGATCGCGTCAAAACAAAGAAAACTGCGTGAAATGGCCGCGCCACGCAACCGTCAAATCGGGCGATCGCCGCCCTGAAACTTGCCGCAGGGTTCGTCTATACTCCCCTCCTTGTTGTCTGAACCTGTGCCTAACCCGGCTGCAAGGCCGTCCTAGAGATGGAGTGATTGCGTGAGCGGTTCCATGACCAAATCCGACCAGAGCTTCATGCGCAGCTTCTCGTTGCTGATCGCGGGCCTGGGCGCGTTGACCCTGCTGCTGATCGTTGGTGCCTGGTTGATCTACGACCACGAGCCGAAGGAAACCAATCCGGAGTCCGCCAAGCAGGTGGCCGAGCGCATCGCGCCGGCAGGCGCCGTCTACGCGGGCGACACGGGCCGCGCCGCCATGGCCGCCGCGCAGGAAGCCGCCGCCAAGGCCGCCGCTTCGCAGGTCGCCTACGGTGGCACCACCGACGGCAAGACCATCTACGACAACCTCTGCCACAGCTGCCACACCGCGGGCGTGGCCGGTGCGCCGAAGCTGGGCGACAAGGGCAACTGGGGTCCGCGCATCGCCGAGGGCCTCGACACCCTGGTCAAGCATGCGATCGAAGGCTACAAGGGTCCGGATGGCAACATGATGCCGGCGAAGGGCGGCAATCCGGCGCTCACCGATGAGCAGGTGAAGAATGCGGTGCATTGGATTGTGGATCAGGCCAAGTAATCGGCCTGCTCGCGTCTGATGTCGACGAAACGCCGCCCACGGGGCGGCGTTTTTCGTTGTGGGGCATCCTGCCGAACACGCCAAGCCTTCGTTTGGTGGAAGCGCACCCTGAGCGCGACAGGCGCATGGGGCGTCACCTCCCGGATGCGCACCGTTGACCCCTCTCCCGCCGACCCGACGGTGGTACCGGTGGGAGAGAGGACTGGCATGAGAGGGGCTCTCGGGACGCTGCTTAATGCCTGTAGGAGCTCACCCAGTGCGCGACCGCAGCGTGGCGTCATCGCGGCTACCGAGAAATGAGGCGAGCTGTCAGTGCGCGGTCGCGCACAGGGTGCGCTCCCACAAGGCGTTGTAGCTCCGCGTTGCGATGTGCCGCGCAGCGGCACGAGCCTTCACCAGAGCCCCTGCGTGGCGGTGAGGGGTGGACGATCAGGCCCCGCAGGGGTGCCCGACAGGACGTCGAGCACTTTTCGTCCGGGCAGGCGCCCGGTCGAAAAGCCCGGCCGCCCCTCACGGACTGGCTGGGCGCAGCCCGGACAGCGCCATGCGGGGTGCCGTTCTCTTTGGCATTGCCACCTTTACGGTGGTTACTTTCTGACGCGAAGCTAATCCCTGTGGGACTTGGGCAAGCAAGAGAAAGTGGCCCGGGCCGCGGCAGCGGTTCGGAAGCCCGCGGCAGGCGAGCCAGCGGCGGAAGCGGCGCAACAGAAGCGAATGTCACTGGACTCCTGCCTTCGCAGGAGTGACGAACGGGAAGGACTGCGGCGAAAGGCGATCGCGCACTGGGTGCGCTCCTACAGAAGAGCTGACAGCCGGCTCCCCCGCATGAGGCGGCCACCTCGCAGGTGACAGAGCACGGCGCGACCGCCTACCGCACCGGCAACTCCGCCTCCCGCCACCGCTTCGCGAATGACTGCAACTGCGGATAAAACGCCTCGAAATGCGCCTGCAGCGGGCGGTCCAGTCCGACCAGGACCGGCAACGCCTCGGCTACCGGGTTCGCACGACGGAGACGATGCGAGATGCCATCCAGGGCGGCGCCGATTTCTTCGGGGCGGGCGTAACCGCCGGGCAGCGCGTGCGCTTCCATGTAGTGGCGAAAACGCTGCAAACCCGGCGGCAGCAACGGGGTGTGGCGATCGAGCATGTCGCGCACACCGAGCGAATAGGTTTCCAGGCGCTGCTCGCTCCAGCGCGGGAAGTCGCGCGCCAGCAGGTGGTCGAACCACATGTCGAGCAGGATGCCGCCGTAGCGTCGGAACGGCGCCGGCAGCAGGCTGCGAGCGGCGGCCACTTCCGGATGGCTGTCGGTATAGACGTCGATGGCGCGGTGCAGGCGGATGCCGGCGATCACGCCCGAAGGCAGGGCCGGATCGGGCTGGCCGTGCACGAAATCTCCCATCAAACCGCCCAGTTGCAGCAGTTCGTCTTCGCCTGCGAGCAGCGTATGGGCGAGGTGGTTCATGCGACTGGCTCCGCTCGGCGCCTACGACAGGCACAGGTGCCGGTTATCATCTTGTCCATGAACCCCGTCATGCTGCCTACCCAACCCGACCATTTTCCCGAGCAGGCCGCCAGCTTCGCGCTGGAAGGACCGGCCGGCAAGCTCGAAGCGATCAGCGACGTGGCGCTGCCCGACGAGGCGCGCCGCGGCACCGCCATCATCTGCCATCCGCACCCGCTGCAAGGCGGCACCATGCACAACAAGGTGGTGACGATGGTGGAACGCGCGCTGCGCGAGTCCGGGCTGGACACGGTGCGGTTCAACTTCCGCGGCACCGGTGAATCCGAAGGTACTTACGATCACGGCAATGGCGAAGGCGACGATCTTGCGGCCGTGGCCGCGTGGGTGCGCCGGCTGCGTCCCGACGATGCGCTGTGGCTGGCCGGCTTCTCGTTCGGCAGCTATGTCTCCATCCGCAACACGGTGCGCCTGCATGCCGATGCGCTGATCAGCATCGCTCCGCCTGCCGGCCGCTGGCCGTTCGAGGGTTTCGAGCTGCCCAGCTGCCCCTGGCTGGTGGTGCAGGGCGAGGAAGACGAAGTGGTCGATCCGCAGGCCGTGTTCGACTGGATCGATGGCATGGCGAAAAAGCCCGAGCTGGTGCGCATGCCCGAGACCAGCCATTTCTTCCACCGCCGCCTGATGGACCTGCGCGGCGTCATCAAGCACGCCGTGCAGCCCTGGCTTCCGCCGCTGCGGCAGGACTGATGCCGCGCCCGCTCTCCATGCCCGCTCCCCACGGGCGCACCATCCCCCGAATCTGCCGTACCCATGAGTGATACCCCCCTGCTCGCGCCCAGTGCGCGTTATCAAGAAGGCGTCGCCGCCCACCGCTGGGAGGCCGATCCGGCCCAACAGGCGCTGCTGCCCGAATTCGACCGCATGCATGCCGCGCTGGTGGCCAGCACCGCCAACGGTAATGGCAGCGGACTGTTTGGACGTCTGAAAGCCCTGCTCGGCAACGACGAGCGCGAGGCCGTGCCGGGCCTGTACCTGTGGGGCAGCGTGGGCCGCGGCAAGACCTTCCTGATGGATCTGTTCGTGGCCAGCCTGCCATCGGGCATGGCGCTGCGCCGCCACTACCACCGCTTCATGGGCGAAGTGCACGAACAACTGCGCGCGCTCGGCGAGCGGCAGGACCCGCTGCTCGAGGTGGCCGCCAACCTCGCCTCGCGTTGCCGCGTGCTGTGCCTGGATGAGTTCCTGGTCAACGACATCGGCGACGCGATGATCCTCGGCACCCTGCTGCAGGCCCTGTTCGAACGCGGCGTGTCGCTGGTGACCACCTCCAACACCGCGCCGACCAACCTCTACAAGGATGGCCTGCAGCGCGCGCGTTTCCTGCCCGCCATCGCGCTGATCGAGAAGCACTGCCGCGTGGTGCAGATGATTTCCTCCCACGACTGGCGTCTGCGCGCGCTGACCCAGGCCGACGTGTACCAGACCCCGCCAGGACCGGAGGCCGAACGCGCGCTGGCGCGGATCTTCTCCAGCCAGGCGGAAGGCCAGGTCGACGAAGGCGGCGAGATCGTGCTCAACGATCGCCCGATCCCGGTGCGCAAGCGCGCCGCCAACATCCTGTGGTTCGACTTCGCCGCACTGTGCGAAGGACCGCGCGCGGTGTCCGACTACATCGAGCTGGCCAAGGCCGGTCCGGCGGTAATCATTTCCAACGTGCCGCAATTCACCGTCTACACCGACGACGCGGCGCGCCGCTTCGTGCTGCTGGTGGACGAGTTCTACGACCGCCACGTGAAGCTGATCCTCTCGGCGGCCGCACCGATCACCGAGCTGTACGACGGCGAGCGCCTGCGCGCGGAATTTGGTCGCACGGAATCGCGATTGATCGAGATGCAGAGCGAGGAATATCTCGCGAGCGAACACCTGTCCTGACCGTCCAGCGCTCTTGTAGGAGCGCACCCAGTGCGCGATCGCGGCTTCCGCTCCGTTGGCTTGTCGCGCACTGGGTGCGCTCCTACAGTGCAGTAAATACAGTACGCACGGAGCCCTCATGCCCATCCTGCTAGCCCTCGCCCTGCAGACGGTCCCCGCCGCCGGCACCGATTTTCAAACACGGATGAGACAGGCCAAGCTGGCCGAAGGCGCAGCCGCCGGGCCGGACTACCAGAAGAAAATGTGGGATCGCATCGGCAACGCCACCACCGATGCGTACAAGGCCTGCCTCGCGAGCAACACGCCGGCCGACAGGTCGCCTTTCACGCTCGTGGCGAATGTGGGTACGGACGGCCATCTCACCGACATCGCGGTGCAGCCGGCCACGCCGGTCGCCAACTGCATGGCCGGCCAGTTCGCGAGCTGGGTGCTGCCCGCGCCGCCTGCAACACCCGCGCCCTACCCCGTCGAGATCGATTTCAGCATCAAGGAGTAGGCCACCCGGCCGATGGCTTCTGTGGAGATGGCGCGGGCAAGATGCCCGTATCGGCCTTCCATATGTCTCATTGCGGACCGTTGCGGGGCTGCAGTAGCCTCGGCTGACGGAGACGTCGAGCCGTTCCTCACAGGGGTGGGATCGCGATGCGCACGACCGCGGGAGACAACCCGGGGCAGCACACGGGCGGACATTCGGACGCGTGGGAAACAGCCGTCCAGACTTCCGTCGGCGGAGCGCCTTCCGAAGGTTTCGCCGTACCCGGCTTCGACGCCGTCGTGCGACTGGTGTCGCGCTCGCTCAACGTGCCCCTGGTGGCGTTGGTGCTCCATGGCGGCACGGCCTACTGGTTCGCCAATGGCAGCGCGCTGCCTTCGCATGAACCGCGCATGCTGCATCCGCTCTACATGGAAGCGGCACGCAGCCTCGATCCGCTGGTGGTGCTCGACACCCAGTCCGACCCGCGCTTCACGGACGTGGCCCCGGCGCCGGGCGCCAACTCGCCCATCCGCTTCTTCGCCAGCGAACCGGTATGCACCCTGACCGGTCAGCAGATCGGCGCGCTCTGCGTGATGGACCTCGCCCCGCATGCCGAACTGAGCGAACACGAGCACACCTCGCTGCGCGATGCGGCATCCCTCATCGGCGCCGGCGTCGTGCTGCGCAGTTATCTGGGGCGCACCGATCCGATCACGCAGTTGCCGCATCGCTATGCGTTCTTCGACGACCTGCGCCGGCATTTCCAGGAGGGTTCACCGCTGGCCTGGGTCATCGCCATCGATGTCGCACCGGTGCAACGCTTCAACGCCTTCATCCGCGCGATGGGTCATGCCTACGCCGACGAACTGATGCGGGCGGTGGCGCAGCGCACGCTGGCATGGATACCGCCCGAGACGCGGCTGTACCAGGTAGGTGCGACACGCTTCGCGGCCGTGCTGCCCGACCGGCACCTGGAAGCGGACGCCACGCGGCTGGACGAACTGGTGGCGCGCCTGCGCCAGCCGTTCGACTGCCTGGGCATCCCGCTCACCATCCAACCCGGCGTGGGCTTGCTGAAGATCGGCGAGAGCGAGCTGCGCGGCGGCGACCCGCTGCGGCTGGTCATGAACGCCTCGTATGCTGCGCAACACAGCGTGCGTGGCTGGGCCGTCTACGATCGACGGCAGGACGAACTGCATCGCCAGGAATTCTTCCTGGTCACCGAACTGGCGGCGGCACTCACCGATCGCACCGAACTCGACCTGCACTACCAGCCGCGCGTGGACCTGGACAGCGGCCGCTGCGTCGCGCTCGAGGCGCTGGCGCGCTGGCACCATCCCACGCTGGGACTGATTCCACCCAGCCGTTTCATCGGCCTCGCCGAGCGCGCCGGACTGATGCGCTCGCTGACGCAATGGGTGCTGGAGCACGGCGTCGCGGAACTGGCTCATTGGCGCAGGAAGGGCCACGACATCAAGCTGTCTTTCAACGTGTCCAGCACGGATCTCGGCGCCGACCTGGTCAATCGCGTCCGCCAGGTGGCCGAACGCCACAAGGTCGGCCTGGATTCGCTGGAACTGGAGTTCACCGAGAACACCTTGATGGAACACAGCGCCACCACGCGCCGCCATCTCACCGCGATACGCCAGCTCGGCGCCGGCATCGCCATCGATGACTTCGGCACGGGCTACAGCAACCTGGCCGCGCTGCGGCAGATGCCCGCCACCAGCCTGAAGATCGACCAGTCGTTCGTACGCGGCATGGGCACCAGCCGCCATGACGAGGCGATCGTGCGTTCGGTGGCCGATCTCGCGCGCAGCATGGGTTTCCGCGTGGTGGTGGAAGGCGTGGAGACCCATCATCTCTACGACAGCGTGCTGGCGATGGCCTGCGACGAAGCGCAGGGGTTCCACATCGCACGCCCCCTGCCCGGTGCGGACGTACTGCCCTGGCTCGCCACGCATCGCGGCATGCCGTCGCGCCGCGTGGTCTAGGGCGCCTTCCGCCCTGCTGCAGGAGCGCACCTAGTGCGCGAAAAGCCTACGGAGCGGCAACGTCAATCGCCGCGGTCGCGCACTGGGTGCGTTCCTACAAAAGAAGCTCTTCGGCCATCGCTTCGCGCATCAGGTACTTCTGCACCTTGCCGGTGACGGTCATCGGGAACGCATCCACAAAGCGCACATAGTGTGGCACCTTGAAGTAGGCGAGGTGGTGCCGGCAGTAGCTCTGGATTTCCGCCTCGCTGGATTCGCACCCTTCGCGCAGGCGTATCCACGCGCACACCTGCTCGCCGAACTTCGGGTCCGGCACGCCGAACACCTGCACGTCCTGCACCTTCGGATGGCTGTAGAGGAACTCTTCGATCTCCCGCGGGTATACGTTCTCGCCGCCACGGATGATCATGTCCTTGAGCCGGCCGACGATCGTGCAGTAGCCGTCGTCGTCGATGACCGCGAGGTCGCCGGTATGCATCCAGCGCGCCTCGTCGATGGCCTCGCGCGTGCGTACGTCGTCTTCCCAGTAGCCGAGCATCACCGAATAGCCGCGCGTGCACAGCTCGCCGGTCGCGCCACGCGGCACGATGCGGCCCTGTTCGTCCACCAGCTTCACTTCGAGATGCGGATGGATGCGGCCGACGCTGTCCACGCGGCGCTCCAGCGGGTCGTCCGGGGTGGTCTGGAAGCTCACCGGGCTGGTCTCGGTCATGCCGTAGGCGATGGTGACTTCGCTCATGTGCATCTCGCTCACCACGCGCCTCATCACTTCGATGGGACACGGCGAGCCCGCCATGATGCCGGTGCGCAGCGAGCCGAGGTCGAAGCGACGGAACTCCGGATGTTCGAGTTCCGCGATGAACATCGTCGGCACGCCATGCAGCCCGGTGCAGCGCTCCTCCTGCACGGCTTCCAGCGTGGCGAGCACGTCGAAGCCCTCGCCGGGAATCACCATGCAGGCGCCGTGCGTCACGCAGGCGAGGTTGCCGAGCACCATCCCGAAGCAGTGGTAGAACGGCACCGGGATGCACAGCCGGTCCTGCTCGGTGAGGCGCATGGCCTCGCCAATGAAGTAACCGTTGTTGACGATGT
It encodes:
- a CDS encoding peptidase C13; this encodes MPILLALALQTVPAAGTDFQTRMRQAKLAEGAAAGPDYQKKMWDRIGNATTDAYKACLASNTPADRSPFTLVANVGTDGHLTDIAVQPATPVANCMAGQFASWVLPAPPATPAPYPVEIDFSIKE
- a CDS encoding c-type cytochrome, giving the protein MTKSDQSFMRSFSLLIAGLGALTLLLIVGAWLIYDHEPKETNPESAKQVAERIAPAGAVYAGDTGRAAMAAAQEAAAKAAASQVAYGGTTDGKTIYDNLCHSCHTAGVAGAPKLGDKGNWGPRIAEGLDTLVKHAIEGYKGPDGNMMPAKGGNPALTDEQVKNAVHWIVDQAK
- a CDS encoding efflux RND transporter periplasmic adaptor subunit, whose translation is MSRFWKIALVVVAVIVVGAVGFRLLHKPAADGGQAGEQSGQRKGQGQDKDKDTPVPVTVEPVVKQDVPVYLTALGTVQALNTVTINPQVSGQMLSINFKEGQEVKKGDLLAQIDPRTFQAAYDQAVAKQEQDEAQLSTAQSTLKRNDALVAKGYVAQLDMDTFRNNVANLTATVAADKAAVRSAKVNLDYTRIVSPIDGVAGIRNVDPGNVVTTTTAVVTLTQIHPIYVTFNLPEQNLEMVRKAAAGGDPLSVLALDRADAHTIADDGVLNVVDNQIDTTTGTFKLRSIFQNAKGDLWPGQFVNVRLKVRTVTGGLVIPSQAVQRGPDGDYVYLVQQDDTVKMNPVKVAGEVGDSHVMIGSGLALNDRVVTEGQFRLKPGSKVKALKPGEVPAAPTPAEMDKAKKNAQKQGGRRGG
- the zapE gene encoding cell division protein ZapE; the encoded protein is MSDTPLLAPSARYQEGVAAHRWEADPAQQALLPEFDRMHAALVASTANGNGSGLFGRLKALLGNDEREAVPGLYLWGSVGRGKTFLMDLFVASLPSGMALRRHYHRFMGEVHEQLRALGERQDPLLEVAANLASRCRVLCLDEFLVNDIGDAMILGTLLQALFERGVSLVTTSNTAPTNLYKDGLQRARFLPAIALIEKHCRVVQMISSHDWRLRALTQADVYQTPPGPEAERALARIFSSQAEGQVDEGGEIVLNDRPIPVRKRAANILWFDFAALCEGPRAVSDYIELAKAGPAVIISNVPQFTVYTDDAARRFVLLVDEFYDRHVKLILSAAAPITELYDGERLRAEFGRTESRLIEMQSEEYLASEHLS
- a CDS encoding efflux RND transporter permease subunit, whose translation is MGFSTLFIRRPIATSLLMVAVLLLGILGYRELPVSALPEIDAPSLVVTTQYPGASASTMASLVTTPLERNFGQISGLTMMTSDSSAGLSTIVLQFAMDRDIDIAAQDVQAAINQARGTLPATLPYPPVYNRVNPADAPIITLKLTSDSLPLREVNNYADSILAQKLSQVQGVGLVSIAGNVRPAVRVQVNPSQLANLGLTMEDVRSALTEANVNAPKGTLNGATQSYSIGTNDQLVDAAEYKNTIISYKNNAPVRLSDVANVVDGVENDQLAAWANGKPAVLLDIRRQPGANIVQTVQQIRNILPQLQAVLPADVHLDVFADRTITIRASVEDVQFTLILTICLVVAVIFVFLRRLWATVIPSVAVPLSLMGTFGVMAFTGISLDNLSLMALTVATGFVVDDAIVMIENIVRYIEQGKDGKEAAEIGAKEIGFTVLSLTVSLIAVFLPLLLMPGVTGRLFHEFAWVLTIAVAISMLVSLTLTPMMCAYLLKPDALPEGDDAHERHAAAGKKTWWSRLVGVYESSLDWVLGHQRFTVLIAGATVAVTIFLYIIIPKGLLPEQDTGLITGVVAADQNVAFPQMEQRTKAVAEALRRDKAVTGVAAFIGAGSINPTLNQGQLSIVLKDRGDRDGLDEVVKRLQQEAADIPGVALYLKPVQDVTLDSRVAATEYQYSMSDVSSEELSKYATQMTQALRERAELADVDNNLADQGTSLKLTIDREKASRLGVPVQTIDDTLYDSFGQRQISTIFTQLNQYRVVLEVAPQFRSSTALLNQLTVKSNGSGALTGSNATSFGQVASSNSSTSTGLGVANTGVVIGAGGTIPLASLATSEVTNAPLVVSHQQQLPAVTISFNLAPGYSLSEAVKAIHDVEQNLNFPPQVRGQFIGKAAEFSTSLTNEVLLLIASIVVIYIVLGVLYESYIHPLTIISTLPPAGVGALLALILCGMSLSVDGIVGIVLLIGIVKKNAIMMIDFAIEAQREGMKPHEAIRRACLLRFRPIMMTTAAAMLGALPLALGNGIGAELRRPLGVSIVGGLLLSQLVTLYTTPVIYLYMERFSDWLRERREQRALAKAQTRGAM
- a CDS encoding sensor domain-containing phosphodiesterase is translated as MRTTAGDNPGQHTGGHSDAWETAVQTSVGGAPSEGFAVPGFDAVVRLVSRSLNVPLVALVLHGGTAYWFANGSALPSHEPRMLHPLYMEAARSLDPLVVLDTQSDPRFTDVAPAPGANSPIRFFASEPVCTLTGQQIGALCVMDLAPHAELSEHEHTSLRDAASLIGAGVVLRSYLGRTDPITQLPHRYAFFDDLRRHFQEGSPLAWVIAIDVAPVQRFNAFIRAMGHAYADELMRAVAQRTLAWIPPETRLYQVGATRFAAVLPDRHLEADATRLDELVARLRQPFDCLGIPLTIQPGVGLLKIGESELRGGDPLRLVMNASYAAQHSVRGWAVYDRRQDELHRQEFFLVTELAAALTDRTELDLHYQPRVDLDSGRCVALEALARWHHPTLGLIPPSRFIGLAERAGLMRSLTQWVLEHGVAELAHWRRKGHDIKLSFNVSSTDLGADLVNRVRQVAERHKVGLDSLELEFTENTLMEHSATTRRHLTAIRQLGAGIAIDDFGTGYSNLAALRQMPATSLKIDQSFVRGMGTSRHDEAIVRSVADLARSMGFRVVVEGVETHHLYDSVLAMACDEAQGFHIARPLPGADVLPWLATHRGMPSRRVV
- a CDS encoding alpha/beta hydrolase, giving the protein MNPVMLPTQPDHFPEQAASFALEGPAGKLEAISDVALPDEARRGTAIICHPHPLQGGTMHNKVVTMVERALRESGLDTVRFNFRGTGESEGTYDHGNGEGDDLAAVAAWVRRLRPDDALWLAGFSFGSYVSIRNTVRLHADALISIAPPAGRWPFEGFELPSCPWLVVQGEEDEVVDPQAVFDWIDGMAKKPELVRMPETSHFFHRRLMDLRGVIKHAVQPWLPPLRQD
- a CDS encoding ACP phosphodiesterase, whose product is MNHLAHTLLAGEDELLQLGGLMGDFVHGQPDPALPSGVIAGIRLHRAIDVYTDSHPEVAAARSLLPAPFRRYGGILLDMWFDHLLARDFPRWSEQRLETYSLGVRDMLDRHTPLLPPGLQRFRHYMEAHALPGGYARPEEIGAALDGISHRLRRANPVAEALPVLVGLDRPLQAHFEAFYPQLQSFAKRWREAELPVR